In the Leptotrichia sp. oral taxon 212 genome, one interval contains:
- a CDS encoding glycosyltransferase: MKGCEKIKIDIVVPPYSGHLNPVLGLIKGLINDEKYDICIHTGAKKKEFLNNLGIKCEVVLKDKPSVFENIVNTSKKTNMFIYYKQFRSNMQLVPELVKELEEKFRERKPDVIIADFIAAPAGIIADKLGIPWISSMPTPFIVESRTTTPTYMGGWYPGEGLMYKIRDAMGRFVIRNFKRGVCFLARKELKPLGFKLYDKNGEENMYSHYSMLGLGMKELEFRDDFPKQFIHAGPCCEGFDKDEYEFPDTGKYGKVIFLTSGTHVLWGKNDLVEIAKELSGIYPDTCYIVSFGNYSKRNEPVEKPAENIFVYQYADYDTFLPKVDYIIHHGGTGILYNGIKFNKPSVIIPHDYDQFDYAVRAELAEIGFSANLKSRKSVIDAVGKMLNKKEWKKLEKMSEDFKKYNPSNILKSEIERLVGKK; encoded by the coding sequence ATGAAGGGTTGCGAAAAAATAAAAATTGATATTGTTGTGCCCCCATATAGTGGGCACTTGAATCCTGTACTGGGTCTGATAAAAGGCCTTATAAATGACGAAAAATATGATATATGTATTCATACAGGAGCAAAAAAAAAGGAGTTTTTAAATAATCTGGGAATTAAATGTGAAGTTGTACTGAAGGATAAGCCTTCAGTATTTGAAAATATTGTAAATACATCAAAAAAAACAAACATGTTTATCTATTATAAACAATTCAGGTCAAATATGCAGCTTGTACCGGAACTTGTAAAGGAACTGGAGGAAAAGTTCAGGGAAAGAAAACCTGATGTAATAATAGCCGACTTTATAGCGGCACCTGCAGGAATAATAGCTGATAAACTAGGAATTCCATGGATTTCAAGTATGCCCACCCCTTTTATTGTAGAAAGTAGGACAACAACACCCACTTATATGGGGGGATGGTACCCGGGAGAAGGTCTGATGTATAAGATAAGGGATGCCATGGGAAGGTTTGTAATCAGAAATTTCAAGAGGGGAGTATGCTTTTTAGCCAGAAAAGAACTGAAACCTTTAGGATTTAAACTGTATGATAAAAATGGTGAAGAAAATATGTATTCTCATTATTCCATGCTTGGACTTGGAATGAAGGAACTTGAATTCAGGGATGATTTTCCTAAACAGTTTATACATGCCGGACCTTGCTGTGAAGGATTTGATAAAGATGAATATGAGTTTCCTGATACAGGCAAATATGGGAAGGTCATCTTCCTGACAAGTGGAACACATGTTCTCTGGGGAAAAAATGATTTAGTTGAAATTGCTAAAGAGCTATCAGGAATATATCCTGATACATGTTATATTGTATCTTTTGGAAATTATTCAAAACGTAATGAACCTGTGGAAAAACCGGCTGAAAATATATTTGTTTATCAGTATGCAGATTACGATACTTTCCTCCCAAAAGTAGACTATATAATTCATCATGGAGGAACAGGAATTCTATATAATGGAATAAAATTTAACAAGCCGTCAGTAATTATTCCGCATGACTATGACCAGTTTGATTATGCTGTAAGAGCTGAACTTGCAGAAATTGGATTCTCCGCAAACCTTAAATCAAGAAAGTCTGTAATAGATGCAGTTGGAAAAATGCTGAATAAAAAGGAATGGAAAAAATTGGAGAAAATGTCGGAAGATTTTAAGAAATACAATCCAAGTAATATCTTGAAGAGTGAAATAGAAAGGCTTGTAGGGAAAAAATAG
- a CDS encoding uracil-DNA glycosylase, producing MKTILEDNISYETKIKDFGVDPVNKRIITTGDKLIFFKEGKIEKEVAGKIKNCEVIRYIKEKNQLFISSIFFVSTQNGKVYKCDGRRKKVIEEVYDFEKMPEVIDFTTGGKIIFIENNTLCSYDVNTKESYITQSFSENMTKGNYRIFTSGENVILKYRELHEKSNRINIFDSKLEKIFDIKTENNHIYSKITGIEYLAGTDAGEIEIWNILESEMYNSVKISNSRITFIEKNERNYFIGTGTGDLIITDETFKIQAIQNIFKNEIIKICVIEDEIFVLGVENKIIKLKMIDETNEAKNNLQRTEFMEKYGIHQDYYDFFTVERVADINSFIKCMEIRKIEYIPKREYIFKALRSSILSRKICILSNEPYSQGETATGLALEVQNPSWNNHEINVSLKNILKLLYKTYEGTMEDIDKIRKEISYNKFNVLPPDKLFKSWEKQGVLLLNSSLTAIAEKAGEHNKFWYPFTRDLMEYISTKNKDIIYLLLGKVAEQFEKNILNGKVLKSNHPATGGHSGSEKNFLEGDFFEKTKDIINWLGIQ from the coding sequence ATGAAAACAATTTTAGAAGATAATATATCATATGAAACAAAGATAAAAGACTTTGGTGTAGATCCTGTAAATAAGAGAATAATAACCACAGGAGATAAACTGATTTTTTTTAAAGAAGGAAAGATAGAAAAGGAAGTAGCGGGAAAAATAAAGAACTGTGAAGTTATCAGATATATAAAAGAAAAAAATCAGCTCTTTATTTCCAGCATATTTTTTGTTTCTACACAAAATGGAAAAGTTTACAAATGTGACGGAAGAAGAAAAAAAGTAATAGAAGAAGTGTATGATTTTGAAAAGATGCCTGAAGTTATTGATTTTACAACAGGAGGAAAGATAATTTTCATTGAGAATAATACACTCTGTTCATATGATGTAAATACAAAGGAATCATATATTACTCAATCCTTTTCAGAAAATATGACTAAAGGAAATTACAGAATATTTACAAGTGGCGAAAATGTAATACTTAAATACAGGGAACTGCACGAAAAAAGTAACAGAATAAATATTTTTGACAGTAAGCTTGAAAAAATATTTGATATAAAGACAGAAAACAATCATATTTACTCTAAAATTACAGGAATTGAATATCTTGCCGGAACTGATGCCGGAGAGATAGAAATATGGAATATATTGGAATCGGAAATGTACAACTCAGTAAAGATTTCCAATTCCAGAATAACATTTATTGAGAAAAATGAAAGAAATTATTTTATAGGAACTGGAACAGGTGATTTGATAATTACGGATGAAACATTTAAAATACAGGCTATACAGAATATTTTTAAAAACGAGATAATAAAAATATGTGTAATAGAAGATGAAATATTTGTTCTTGGTGTAGAAAATAAAATAATAAAACTAAAAATGATAGATGAAACAAATGAAGCAAAAAATAATCTCCAAAGAACTGAATTTATGGAAAAATATGGTATACATCAGGATTACTATGATTTTTTCACTGTTGAAAGAGTAGCAGATATAAACAGCTTTATAAAATGTATGGAAATAAGAAAAATAGAGTATATTCCAAAAAGAGAATATATATTCAAGGCGTTAAGAAGTTCAATTTTGTCAAGAAAGATATGTATACTTTCCAATGAACCTTATTCTCAGGGAGAAACAGCTACGGGTCTTGCACTTGAAGTTCAAAATCCTTCGTGGAATAATCATGAAATAAATGTTTCATTGAAAAATATATTGAAATTACTGTATAAAACTTATGAGGGAACAATGGAAGACATTGATAAGATAAGAAAAGAAATAAGTTATAATAAATTCAATGTACTTCCACCGGATAAACTGTTTAAATCATGGGAAAAACAGGGAGTGCTTCTTTTGAACTCATCGCTGACGGCAATTGCTGAGAAAGCAGGGGAACATAATAAGTTCTGGTATCCTTTTACAAGAGATTTAATGGAGTATATTTCAACAAAAAATAAGGATATAATATATCTGTTGTTGGGAAAAGTTGCAGAACAGTTTGAAAAAAATATTTTAAATGGGAAAGTATTAAAGAGTAATCATCCTGCCACAGGAGGGCATTCAGGAAGTGAAAAGAACTTTCTGGAAGGAGATTTTTTTGAGAAAACAAAGGATATAATAAACTGGCTAGGGATACAATAA
- the rpsI gene encoding 30S ribosomal protein S9, translated as MAEKIQYLGTGRRKTSVARVRLVPGEAGVTINGKDMRDYFGGRELLAKIVEQPLELTETLNKYGVKVNVNGGGNTGQAGAIRHGVSRALIVADESLRGALKEAGFLTRDSRMVERKKYGKKKARRSPQFSKR; from the coding sequence GTGGCAGAAAAAATTCAATATTTAGGAACAGGTAGAAGAAAAACTTCAGTAGCAAGAGTTAGATTAGTACCAGGTGAAGCAGGGGTAACAATAAACGGTAAAGACATGAGAGATTATTTTGGTGGAAGAGAATTACTTGCCAAAATAGTTGAACAACCATTAGAATTAACAGAAACATTAAATAAATACGGAGTAAAAGTAAACGTTAACGGTGGAGGAAATACAGGTCAGGCAGGAGCTATAAGACATGGTGTTTCAAGAGCCTTAATAGTTGCTGATGAATCTTTAAGAGGAGCTTTAAAAGAAGCAGGATTCTTAACAAGAGATTCAAGAATGGTTGAAAGAAAGAAATACGGGAAAAAGAAAGCAAGAAGAAGCCCACAATTCTCAAAAAGATAA
- the rplM gene encoding 50S ribosomal protein L13: MNKCTVMQKKEEVTRNWYEIDAEGKILGKIATEIAVRLMGKHKPSYTPHVDGGDFVVVINADKFAVTGNKMLDKKYYRHSGYPGGLKVRNLEEMLEKKPTEVIRKAVERMLPKNKLGNQMINRLKIYTGNEHNHVAQKPERIEL, translated from the coding sequence GTGAACAAATGTACTGTAATGCAAAAGAAAGAAGAAGTAACAAGAAACTGGTATGAAATAGATGCAGAAGGAAAAATACTAGGGAAAATAGCAACTGAAATAGCTGTAAGGCTGATGGGTAAACACAAACCAAGTTACACACCACATGTAGATGGAGGAGATTTCGTAGTAGTAATAAATGCGGATAAGTTTGCTGTAACTGGAAACAAAATGTTGGATAAAAAATATTATAGACATAGTGGATATCCTGGAGGACTGAAAGTTAGAAATCTTGAAGAAATGCTTGAAAAGAAACCTACTGAAGTAATAAGAAAAGCTGTTGAGAGAATGTTACCTAAAAATAAATTAGGAAATCAAATGATTAACAGACTAAAAATTTACACTGGAAATGAGCATAATCACGTAGCTCAAAAACCAGAAAGAATAGAATTATAG
- a CDS encoding amino acid ABC transporter ATP-binding protein, translated as MERGNKVIEIKNIRKDFGKRTVLKDINFDVYEKEVVSIIGSSGSGKSTLLRCINLLERPTEGEILFHGKDIISGSMPLVKLREKVGMVFQQFNLFNNLSVLDNCVIGQMKVLKKTREEAEKTAKELLAKVGMERFIHAKPAQISGGQKQRVAIARALAMEPEVLLFDEPTSALDPEMVGEVLKVMKDLAKSGLTMLVVTHEMDFAHDVSSRVVFMDQGVIVEDDRPEVIFDNPKHERTKEFLSRMLNK; from the coding sequence ATGGAAAGAGGAAATAAAGTAATTGAAATAAAAAATATAAGAAAAGATTTTGGAAAAAGAACGGTTTTAAAGGACATAAACTTTGATGTATATGAAAAGGAAGTTGTGAGTATTATAGGGTCTTCAGGTAGTGGAAAATCTACTCTTTTAAGATGTATAAACTTACTGGAAAGACCTACTGAAGGTGAGATACTGTTTCATGGAAAAGATATTATTTCAGGAAGCATGCCACTTGTAAAACTTAGGGAAAAAGTAGGAATGGTTTTTCAGCAGTTTAACCTTTTCAACAATCTCAGTGTTCTTGATAACTGTGTAATTGGACAAATGAAGGTTCTGAAAAAGACACGTGAAGAAGCTGAAAAGACAGCAAAGGAACTTTTAGCCAAGGTAGGAATGGAAAGATTCATTCATGCAAAACCGGCTCAAATATCGGGAGGACAGAAACAGAGGGTTGCAATAGCAAGAGCGCTTGCAATGGAACCTGAAGTACTTCTTTTTGATGAACCTACATCGGCACTTGATCCTGAAATGGTGGGAGAAGTACTGAAGGTTATGAAGGATCTTGCAAAAAGTGGACTGACAATGCTTGTAGTAACTCATGAAATGGATTTTGCACATGATGTATCAAGCCGTGTAGTATTTATGGATCAGGGAGTTATAGTGGAAGATGACAGACCTGAAGTAATTTTTGACAATCCTAAACATGAAAGAACAAAAGAATTTTTATCAAGAATGTTAAACAAATAA
- a CDS encoding ABC transporter substrate-binding protein/permease, translating into MKVEKMKSRIALLIMFLMMFVLGNAANNELKVGMECGYAPFNWFQDNDKNGAVKIDNGYCNGYDVEIAKLIAKGLNKKLVIVKSEWDALLGPALSAGKVDIVIAGMSPTPERKQSLSFTKPYYESDLVVVVRKNGKYANAKSINDFKGAKITGQQSTLHYNVIDQMKGVAKQEAMKNFPSMVVALSSGKIDGYVSERPGAMAAVNSNPELEFISFEGENGFTYEKSELDIAIGVKKGDEELVGKIDKILEEINPEQRTEIMNSAIKNQPKTDEVGENGEKTFFAWVAFFVKNNWKGFLTGTWNTLFISLTGTIVGFIIGLGVTLVKNINIDERTPKLKKIILKIVNTIFSVYVAVFRGTPMIVQSMVIYYGLADILKFSPMGAALFIVSINTGAYMCEIIRGGIDSIDKGQFEAAEALGMTHFQMMSSIIFPQMFRVILPSIGNEFIINIKDTSVLNVISVTELFYTSNAIAGTYLRYYEVFIITSVIYFFLTFTLTAILKYVERKIDGPQNFEFLEEVSEENSQNVEISGGKV; encoded by the coding sequence TTGAAAGTAGAAAAGATGAAAAGTAGGATAGCATTATTGATTATGTTTTTAATGATGTTTGTTTTAGGAAATGCGGCAAACAATGAATTAAAAGTAGGTATGGAGTGTGGATATGCACCATTTAACTGGTTTCAGGATAATGATAAAAATGGTGCAGTGAAGATTGATAACGGTTACTGTAATGGTTATGATGTTGAAATAGCCAAGTTGATAGCAAAAGGACTTAATAAAAAGCTTGTCATAGTAAAATCAGAGTGGGATGCACTGCTTGGGCCTGCACTGTCTGCAGGAAAGGTAGATATAGTAATAGCAGGAATGTCACCTACTCCTGAAAGAAAGCAGAGCCTTTCATTTACAAAGCCTTACTATGAATCAGACCTTGTAGTTGTAGTGAGAAAAAACGGTAAATATGCCAATGCGAAGTCTATAAATGACTTCAAAGGTGCAAAAATAACAGGTCAGCAGAGTACCCTCCACTATAATGTTATAGATCAGATGAAGGGAGTTGCTAAGCAGGAGGCAATGAAAAATTTTCCTTCAATGGTGGTTGCATTAAGTTCAGGTAAGATAGACGGATACGTTTCTGAAAGACCTGGAGCAATGGCGGCAGTAAACTCAAATCCTGAACTTGAATTTATAAGTTTTGAAGGAGAAAATGGCTTTACATATGAAAAATCAGAGCTTGATATAGCCATAGGAGTGAAAAAAGGCGATGAGGAGCTGGTAGGGAAAATAGACAAAATACTGGAAGAAATAAATCCTGAACAGAGAACAGAAATAATGAACTCTGCAATAAAAAATCAGCCTAAAACTGATGAAGTTGGAGAAAATGGAGAAAAGACATTTTTTGCATGGGTTGCGTTTTTTGTGAAAAATAACTGGAAGGGATTTCTGACAGGTACATGGAATACTTTATTTATCTCCCTTACAGGAACAATAGTAGGATTTATAATAGGTCTGGGAGTTACGTTAGTAAAAAATATAAATATTGATGAAAGAACTCCGAAACTGAAAAAAATAATACTTAAAATTGTAAATACTATTTTCTCAGTTTATGTTGCAGTATTTAGGGGAACACCAATGATAGTTCAGTCAATGGTAATATACTATGGACTAGCTGATATTTTAAAGTTTTCTCCTATGGGAGCCGCACTGTTTATAGTTTCCATTAATACAGGAGCATATATGTGTGAAATTATAAGAGGAGGAATAGATTCCATTGACAAGGGACAGTTTGAGGCGGCAGAAGCTCTTGGAATGACTCACTTCCAAATGATGAGCAGTATAATTTTTCCTCAGATGTTCAGAGTCATACTTCCTTCAATAGGAAATGAATTTATTATAAACATAAAGGATACTTCTGTACTGAATGTAATAAGTGTTACTGAACTGTTCTATACTTCAAATGCAATAGCAGGAACTTATTTGAGATACTATGAAGTATTTATTATCACAAGTGTGATTTATTTCTTCCTTACATTTACTCTGACTGCAATCCTGAAATATGTAGAAAGAAAAATAGACGGACCTCAGAATTTTGAGTTTTTGGAAGAGGTATCGGAAGAAAATTCTCAAAATGTTGAGATTTCAGGAGGTAAGGTATAA
- a CDS encoding aspartate-semialdehyde dehydrogenase, whose protein sequence is MKKYNVAIVGATGLVGQTFLKVLKERNFPVEKLYLYASARSAGKTVNFVGKDYTVIELKDENIKDDIDVALFSAGGTMSKEYAPKFKAKGAIVVDNSSAWRMEKDIPLVVPEANPEALDGHNGIIANPNCSTIQVMPVLKVLSDKYGLKRVIYSTYQAVAGSGQKGIDDLEANLKGEPSKNYPHQIAFNLLPHIDSFLDNGYTKEEMKMVEETRKILGLPDLKVTATCVRVPVKMGHAVSVNVELEKSFDLKDVFKAFEEKEGVIVKDDVSKNVYPMPIEAEDTDEVYVGRIRRDESVENGLNLWVVADNIRKGAATNTIQIAETLIKKGVI, encoded by the coding sequence ATGAAAAAATATAACGTAGCAATAGTTGGAGCAACAGGACTTGTAGGACAGACATTTTTAAAGGTTTTGAAGGAAAGAAACTTTCCTGTGGAAAAACTTTATCTTTATGCATCTGCAAGATCAGCAGGAAAAACAGTAAATTTTGTTGGTAAGGATTATACAGTAATTGAGCTTAAGGACGAAAATATAAAGGATGATATAGATGTAGCTTTATTTTCTGCGGGAGGAACCATGTCAAAGGAGTATGCACCTAAATTTAAGGCAAAAGGAGCAATAGTAGTAGATAACAGTAGCGCATGGAGAATGGAAAAGGATATTCCTCTTGTCGTACCTGAAGCAAATCCTGAAGCACTAGACGGTCATAATGGAATAATTGCTAATCCTAACTGTTCAACGATACAGGTAATGCCAGTCTTGAAAGTACTTTCAGACAAGTATGGACTTAAAAGGGTAATTTATTCGACTTATCAGGCAGTAGCAGGTTCCGGACAGAAGGGAATAGATGATCTGGAAGCAAACCTTAAAGGAGAACCTTCAAAAAATTATCCACATCAGATAGCTTTTAATCTGTTACCTCATATTGACAGCTTTTTAGATAATGGATATACAAAGGAAGAAATGAAGATGGTTGAAGAAACAAGAAAGATATTAGGATTACCGGATCTTAAAGTAACAGCTACATGCGTAAGGGTGCCTGTAAAAATGGGACATGCAGTATCGGTAAATGTCGAATTGGAAAAATCTTTTGATCTGAAGGATGTATTTAAGGCATTTGAAGAAAAAGAAGGAGTTATCGTAAAAGATGATGTTTCAAAAAATGTATATCCTATGCCTATAGAAGCAGAAGATACTGATGAAGTTTATGTTGGAAGGATAAGAAGGGATGAATCAGTGGAAAATGGACTTAATTTATGGGTTGTGGCAGATAATATAAGAAAAGGTGCGGCTACAAATACAATTCAGATAGCTGAAACACTGATAAAAAAAGGAGTTATATAA
- the dapA gene encoding 4-hydroxy-tetrahydrodipicolinate synthase has protein sequence MKFEGSYVALITPFKSNGEVDEDKIRELVNYHIENGTAGIVPCGTTGEAPTLTFSEHEKVIKIVVEEVRGRIQVVAGAGSNNTDRAIELTKYAKELGADAALSTCPYYNKPSQRGIYEHYKKIAEEAKFPVMLYNVPGRTGVNIEAETVARLAEFPEIVAIKEATGSIEQMIRIQDLCGDKIEILSGEDHLILPMLSIGAKGVVSVVANIMPKEMKELIEAFLKQEYEKAYKLHTELYDVSRNMFIEGNPVTVKTAMKILGKIDNDIVRLPLVSCEEKTVDKLTKMFKQKGIIK, from the coding sequence ATGAAATTTGAAGGATCATACGTAGCACTGATAACCCCTTTCAAGTCAAATGGAGAAGTTGATGAGGATAAAATAAGGGAACTGGTAAACTATCACATTGAAAACGGAACAGCTGGAATAGTTCCCTGCGGAACAACAGGAGAGGCACCGACTCTGACATTTTCTGAACATGAAAAAGTTATAAAAATTGTTGTGGAAGAAGTAAGAGGAAGAATACAGGTTGTGGCAGGTGCAGGTTCAAATAATACTGACAGGGCAATAGAGCTTACAAAATATGCAAAAGAACTGGGAGCAGATGCCGCCCTCAGTACATGTCCATATTATAACAAGCCAAGTCAGAGAGGGATTTATGAACATTATAAGAAAATAGCGGAAGAAGCAAAATTTCCTGTTATGCTGTATAATGTTCCGGGAAGAACGGGAGTAAATATTGAAGCTGAAACAGTTGCAAGACTTGCAGAATTTCCTGAAATAGTGGCAATAAAGGAAGCTACCGGAAGTATTGAACAGATGATAAGAATTCAGGATCTGTGTGGAGATAAGATAGAGATTTTATCAGGAGAAGATCATCTGATACTGCCGATGCTGTCAATAGGTGCAAAAGGAGTAGTTTCAGTTGTTGCAAATATTATGCCAAAGGAAATGAAGGAACTTATTGAGGCATTTCTGAAACAGGAATATGAAAAAGCCTATAAACTGCATACTGAGCTTTACGATGTCAGCAGAAATATGTTTATTGAAGGTAATCCGGTAACTGTAAAGACTGCAATGAAAATTTTAGGAAAGATAGATAACGATATTGTCAGACTTCCTCTAGTTTCATGTGAAGAAAAGACAGTTGATAAACTGACAAAAATGTTTAAGCAGAAGGGAATTATAAAATAA
- the dapF gene encoding diaminopimelate epimerase gives MLKFEKYHGAGNDFIIMNEKDLIEKGIPDYNELAKQVCDRHFGIGADGLLILKYVANMPFMFYYNSDGSQAPMCGNGIRCFSYYLKNNNIEQEDNFMVKTLSGDLLIETNMDEETNRFTVRVNMGKPVFEVKKLINIDKERFLQEKITIDGKEIEISYIFMGTDHSVIFVDDFSEYDIDDIGKKIENYTELFPKKVNVNFVKVIDRNNMEVITWERGAGRTLACGTGATASAVLGRVFDLTDEKINVKVPGGRLTIEYGRNGEDVFMTGTSEKIAEGNYIYKR, from the coding sequence ATGTTGAAATTCGAGAAATATCATGGTGCAGGAAATGATTTTATCATTATGAATGAGAAAGATCTTATAGAAAAGGGAATACCTGATTATAATGAACTTGCAAAACAGGTATGTGACAGACATTTTGGAATAGGTGCAGACGGTTTACTGATATTAAAATACGTGGCAAACATGCCTTTCATGTTTTACTATAATTCTGATGGAAGTCAGGCACCTATGTGCGGTAACGGAATAAGATGTTTTTCGTATTATCTAAAAAATAATAATATTGAGCAGGAAGATAATTTCATGGTAAAAACATTATCGGGGGATTTACTTATTGAAACAAATATGGATGAAGAGACAAATAGATTTACTGTAAGGGTAAACATGGGAAAACCTGTGTTTGAAGTGAAAAAACTTATAAATATTGACAAGGAAAGATTTTTACAGGAAAAAATAACCATAGATGGAAAGGAAATTGAAATATCCTACATATTTATGGGAACAGATCATTCAGTTATTTTCGTAGATGATTTTTCAGAATATGATATTGATGATATAGGAAAGAAAATAGAAAATTATACAGAGCTTTTTCCTAAAAAGGTTAATGTGAATTTTGTAAAAGTGATAGACAGAAATAACATGGAAGTAATCACATGGGAAAGAGGTGCAGGAAGAACTCTTGCATGTGGAACAGGGGCAACTGCTTCTGCTGTACTGGGAAGAGTTTTTGATCTTACAGATGAAAAAATAAATGTGAAAGTTCCCGGTGGACGATTGACAATAGAATATGGTCGCAACGGAGAAGATGTATTTATGACGGGAACAAGTGAAAAGATAGCTGAAGGAAACTATATTTATAAAAGATAA
- a CDS encoding aspartate kinase — protein MIIVHKYGGSSVATTEKILNIARYLGKVKDEGNEVVAVVSAMGKTTDTLIRLANEITENPDKREMDRLMSTGEQQTIALLSIALQSLGYPAISLTGRQAGIRTGGHHTKNRIEEIKGENIKKHLKEGKMVIIAGFQGVNEKGDVATLGRGGSDTSAVALAAALDAKCEIYTDVDGIYSVDPRVYPQARKLSVISYDEMMELAFLGAGVMEPRAVELGNKYGVEIYVGKSLGEKNGTIITSREKVMEEKIITGISVNENILMVNVEDIPTYAKNVYTIFEEAEKKGININMISQNDVSSEHGSFAFTTPKTDKASLEQVSEILKKKFDRISIIINPYVVKVSIVGIGLISNIGIAARIFKVLSDNDISFHQVATSEISLSIIVDEIMGKKVAELLAKEFDL, from the coding sequence GTGATAATTGTTCATAAATATGGAGGCAGTTCAGTTGCCACAACTGAAAAAATATTGAATATTGCCAGATATCTGGGAAAAGTAAAGGATGAAGGCAATGAAGTAGTTGCAGTAGTATCTGCAATGGGAAAGACGACAGATACTCTCATAAGACTTGCAAATGAAATAACGGAAAATCCTGATAAACGGGAAATGGACAGATTAATGTCAACCGGAGAACAGCAGACAATAGCTCTTCTAAGTATAGCACTGCAGTCGTTAGGATATCCTGCCATTTCACTTACAGGAAGACAGGCCGGGATAAGAACAGGTGGACATCATACAAAAAACAGGATTGAAGAAATAAAGGGGGAAAATATAAAGAAACATCTGAAGGAAGGTAAGATGGTAATTATTGCCGGATTTCAGGGAGTCAATGAAAAGGGAGATGTTGCAACACTTGGAAGGGGAGGTTCAGATACTTCTGCAGTAGCACTTGCAGCGGCTCTTGATGCAAAATGTGAAATATACACCGATGTAGACGGAATATATTCCGTTGATCCGAGAGTTTATCCTCAAGCAAGGAAACTGTCAGTTATTTCATATGATGAAATGATGGAACTGGCATTTCTGGGTGCAGGAGTAATGGAGCCGAGGGCAGTTGAACTTGGAAATAAATATGGAGTTGAAATATATGTAGGAAAGTCGCTTGGTGAAAAAAATGGTACAATAATAACTTCGAGGGAGAAAGTGATGGAAGAAAAAATAATAACAGGAATCTCCGTAAATGAGAATATTCTTATGGTAAATGTTGAAGATATTCCAACTTATGCAAAAAATGTTTATACAATATTTGAAGAGGCTGAAAAAAAAGGAATAAACATAAATATGATAAGTCAGAATGATGTTTCAAGTGAACATGGAAGTTTTGCATTTACTACTCCTAAAACAGATAAGGCTTCACTGGAGCAGGTAAGTGAAATTTTAAAGAAAAAATTTGACAGGATAAGTATTATAATAAATCCATATGTTGTGAAAGTATCCATTGTAGGTATTGGTCTAATAAGCAATATAGGAATTGCGGCCAGAATATTTAAAGTGCTTTCAGATAATGACATAAGCTTTCATCAGGTTGCCACATCTGAAATAAGCTTGTCAATAATTGTTGATGAGATTATGGGTAAAAAAGTTGCTGAATTACTGGCAAAAGAATTTGATTTATAA